In the candidate division WOR-3 bacterium genome, CTTGGCAACTGTCACACCATCCTTTGTCACCTGTGGAGTTCCAAATTTTTTTTCAAGAATTACATTTCTACCCTTTGGACCAAGTGTGACCTTTACAGCTTTAGCAAGAATTTCTACACCTCTTAAAAGTTTCCTTCTTGCTTCTTCATTATAGCGAATATCTTTTGCTGCCATTTTTTACCTCCTTTTTTATTCATTTTTTTCAATTATTGCAAGGATATCATCCTCTCTCATAATTAAATATTCATCTCCCTGAATTTTTACTTCTGTTCCTGCATATTTAGAAAATAAAACCTTATCTCCTACTTTAACCTCCATTGGAAGCCTATTTCCATTATCATCAAGCCTTCCTGGACCTACTGCCATAACCTCACCTTTCTGTGGTTTTTCTTTTGCTGTATCAGGTATAATTATACCACCAGGAGATTTTTCTTCTTCTTCCTCAATTCTTTTAATAACAACCCTATCTGAAAGTGGTTTTATTGGAAATTTATTAGATTTTTTGGACATTACTCAATCCTCCTTTTCTCAAAATAAAAAGGGACTTGAACCCTTGAAAAGAAAAAAGTTTTAGAATTTATGAAATTCAAATATGAACTAATACCGGACAAAATTATATGAGAAAATATTCGCATAGCGTTCGATTAACTTATTTTTATATATACTCTTTCACTTGATTTTTTTCAAGACTTAAATTTATAATATTTTC is a window encoding:
- the groES gene encoding co-chaperone GroES is translated as MSKKSNKFPIKPLSDRVVIKRIEEEEEKSPGGIIIPDTAKEKPQKGEVMAVGPGRLDDNGNRLPMEVKVGDKVLFSKYAGTEVKIQGDEYLIMREDDILAIIEKNE